One window from the genome of Anolis sagrei isolate rAnoSag1 chromosome 4, rAnoSag1.mat, whole genome shotgun sequence encodes:
- the LOC132772880 gene encoding mas-related G-protein coupled receptor member D-like: protein MPDYSNVSTYPTPESLSLHDGRSSFYKAFLCNLNNSDNSKNNETFLPAICANDTSGTIKPLNVITVIVCILGLPGNGMVIWLLGFRIKKTHFTTYVMNLAIADFGVLIFLLCMASSAIHSCDGYPVARSSFQIIRQLTFFAYSVSQFLLATISIDRCVAVIAPLWHRYHRPPHLSIMVSILIWLVSFLLAVIHLVLLKTNRLVFFYHLFVNVLLCTPIMVISTLILFIHVCYKPKQQLRRKLATAILLTLLFFVLFTFPFNMIYSFDGKHESKCYKISSMTFVCCAFASLNSSINPLIYFLVGWGRTMGKVKISMKAALERVFRDEQDSREEQTTSTGATQL from the exons ATGCCTGATTACAGCAATGTTTCAACATACCCTACGCCTGAAAGTTT GTCTTTGCATGATGGGAGAAGCAGTTTCTATAAAGCATTTCTATGTAATTTGAATAATTCTGACAACTCGAAAAACAACGAAACATTTCTTCCTGCCATATGTGCAAATGACACTTCTGGAACAATAAAACCCCTCAATGTTATAACTGTTATAGTCTGTATTTTGGGACTTCCTGGAAATGGAATGGTCATCTGGCTTCTTGGCTTCAGAATTAAGAAGACTCATTTCACAACCTACGTCATGAACCTTGCCATTGCTGATTTTGGTGTCCTCATCTTCCTGCTTTGCATGGCTAGCTCTGCAATACACTCGTGCGATGGCTACCCTGTTGCAAGGTCTTCCTTTCAAATAATCCGTCAGCTTACTTTCTTCGCTTATTCTGTTAGCCAGTTTCTATTGGCAACTATCAGCATTGACAGATGTGTGGCCGTTATCGCCCCACTCTGGCATCGATACCATCGCCCCCCACATTTATCCATTATGGTTTCTATCCTAATTTGGTTAGTCTCCTTTCTGCTTGCTGTCATCCATTTAGTTCTTCTCAAGACAAATCGTTTAGTTTTTTTCTACCACCTTTTTGTGAATGTCCTGCTTTGCACACCTATCATGGTCATATCTACGCTCATTCTGTTCATCCATGTCTGTTATAAACCAAAACAACAACTGCGGCGAAAGCTTGCCACAGCCATTTTATTGACACTCCTCTTTTTTGTCCTCTTTACCTTCCCATTTAACATGATTTATAGCTTTGATGGAAAACATGAAAGCAAGTGTTATAAAATCTCCTCCATGACATTCGTTTGTTGTGCCTTTGCTTCTCTGAACAGTAGCATCAACCCCCTGATCTATTTCTTAGTTGGATGGGGTCGAACGATGGGCAAAGTCAAGATTTCCATGAAGGCGGCACTCGAAAGAGTTTTCAGGGATGAGCAAGACAgtagagaagaacaaaccaccaGCACAGGAGCAACCCAATTATAA
- the LOC132773529 gene encoding proto-oncogene Mas-like — protein MLTLSPDINGSAGIRQPINSTDHVSPEIIINSFILTTSLLGLLGNGMVIWLLGFHMKRNPFTTYILNLSIADFGVLVFLISTAALVMSMVQYNGINIHSIFFLIFLELFFFTYSASQYILTAISIDRSVAILFPLWHRCHRPPCLSTIVCTLIWILSFAHSAIHFTLHRTKSFGNTPVLYPLIMNVLLCTPIMVTSTLILTIHLCCKSKQHHRGKLVMSILLALLFFLIFAVPLNVFYIITHYHTSLPTLMGTGFVCSSLNSCINPLIYFLIGRRQKKGQPRVSMKVALQRVFKDEHEHKEEQNTSSVTTV, from the coding sequence ATGCTAACTCTTTCTCCAGACATAAATGGAAGTGCTGGGATTAGGCAACCAATTAATAGCACTGATCATGTATCTCCTGAAATTATCATCAATAGTTTTATTCTCACAACCAGCCTTTTagggcttttgggaaatggaatggTGATTTGGCTCCTTGGCTTTCACATGAAGAGAAATCCTTTCACCACTTACATCCTAAACCTCTCCATAGCTGACTTTGGGGTCCTCGTCTTTTTAATTAGCACTGCTGCTTTGGTGATGTCCATGGTTCAGTATAATGGAATCAATATTCACTCtatttttttcctaatttttctGGAGTTATTTTTTTTCACATATTCTGCAAGTCAATATATATTGACTGCCATCAGTATTGACAGATCTGTGGCCATCCTCTTCCCACTTTGGCATCGATGCCACCGGCCTCCATGTTTGTCCACTATTGTTTGTACCCTAATCTGGATCCTCTCTTTTGCCCACTCTGCAATTCACTTCACTCTCCATAGAACTAAGAGCTTTGGCAATACTCCAGTGTTGTATCCACTTATTATGAATGTTCTGCTTTGCACTCCTATCATGGTTACCTCCACTCTGATCCTGACCATTCACTTATGCTGTAAATCAAAGCAACATCATAGGGGAAAGCTTGTCATGTCCATCTTGCttgccctcctcttcttcctcatctttgCTGTCCCACTTAATGTGTTCTATATCATAACTCATTATCACACCTCTCTTCCCACTCTAATGGGAACAGGTTTTGTCTGTTCTTCTCTGAACAGTTGCATCAATCCTCTGATCTATTTCTTAATTGGGAGGAGACAAAAGAAAGGTCAGCCCAGAGTGTCCATGAAGGTGGCACTCCAGAGGGTCTTCAAGGATGAGCATGAGCATAAGGAAGAACAGAACACCTCAAGTGTAACCACTGTTTGA